Proteins encoded in a region of the Roseateles sp. SL47 genome:
- the parC gene encoding DNA topoisomerase IV subunit A, translated as MTQETFDFDPKPTGNTPSGDSLTLAQYAQQAYLEYALSVVKGRALPACSDGQKPVQRRILFTMERMGLAFAGTGGAKAVKSARVVGDVLGKYHPHGDQAAYDALVRMAQDFSQRYPLIDGQGNFGSRDGDGAAAMRYTEARLSPYARLLLDELDMGTVDFQPNYDGEFEEPKELPARLPFVLLNGASGIAVGMATEVPSHNLREVAAAAVALLKNDKLSDDELFSLLPGPDYPGGGQLISSAEEVRTAYSNGRGSLKLRARWKIEDLARGQWQLVVNELPHGVSAQKVLEEIEELTNPKVKAGKKTVTPEQLQLKGTVLAVLDKVRDESSKDAPVRLVIEPKSRTIDQQDLINTLLAHTSLETSASLNLTMVGGDGRPMQKTLRTILTEWLQFRLGTVTRRTQHRLDKVRDRIHVLEGRHQILLHIDEVIRIIRNSDEPKPALIERFKLSDRQAEDILEIRLRQLARLEFLKIEQELKQLREEATKLEEILSNPASLRRTVVKEIEADAKQFGDERRTLIQEDKRAVAEVRIVDEPVTVVVSLKGWVRALKGHEVDPAALAFKSGDSLYGVFPCRTVDPLVVLGSNGRAYSVPVSALPGGRGDGQPITTLIELESGTQIAHYFAGAASQRLVLAGTGGFGLVAEVGDLVGRQKAGKSFLSLEGQELPLPPAVVPAGAHQLACLTLNGRMLTFPMDELKHQPKGGRGLTLMDLEAKDALISVAAFAQALLVQGSGRGGKAKEEVLKGAALAGHAGKRAKKGKVVEGLQKVMRVLPA; from the coding sequence ATGACCCAAGAGACGTTTGACTTCGATCCCAAGCCCACGGGCAACACTCCCTCGGGGGATTCGCTGACGCTGGCGCAATATGCCCAGCAGGCCTATCTCGAATACGCGCTGTCGGTGGTGAAGGGCCGTGCCCTGCCGGCCTGCAGCGACGGCCAGAAGCCGGTGCAGCGCCGCATCCTCTTCACCATGGAACGCATGGGCCTGGCCTTCGCCGGGACGGGTGGAGCCAAGGCGGTGAAAAGTGCCCGGGTGGTGGGTGATGTGCTGGGTAAATACCATCCGCACGGAGACCAGGCCGCATATGACGCGCTGGTGCGCATGGCTCAGGACTTCAGCCAGCGCTATCCGCTGATTGACGGCCAGGGCAACTTCGGCAGCCGCGACGGTGACGGTGCCGCCGCCATGCGCTACACGGAAGCCCGGTTGTCGCCCTATGCCCGCCTGCTGCTGGACGAGCTGGACATGGGCACGGTTGATTTCCAGCCCAACTACGACGGCGAGTTTGAAGAGCCCAAGGAACTGCCGGCCCGCCTGCCGTTTGTGCTGCTCAACGGCGCCTCCGGCATTGCGGTCGGCATGGCCACCGAAGTGCCCAGCCACAACCTGCGGGAAGTGGCGGCAGCGGCCGTGGCGCTGCTGAAGAACGACAAGCTCAGCGACGACGAATTGTTCAGCCTGCTGCCCGGCCCGGACTACCCGGGCGGTGGCCAGCTGATCAGCTCCGCCGAAGAGGTCCGCACCGCCTACAGCAATGGCCGCGGAAGTTTGAAGCTGCGGGCCCGCTGGAAGATCGAAGACCTGGCGCGGGGCCAGTGGCAGCTGGTGGTCAACGAGTTGCCACACGGGGTGAGCGCCCAGAAGGTGCTGGAAGAAATCGAAGAGCTGACGAACCCGAAGGTGAAGGCCGGCAAGAAGACGGTCACGCCGGAGCAATTGCAGCTCAAGGGCACCGTGCTGGCCGTGCTGGATAAGGTGCGGGACGAATCCAGCAAGGACGCGCCGGTGCGTCTGGTGATCGAGCCCAAGAGCCGCACCATCGACCAGCAGGACCTGATCAACACGCTGCTGGCGCACACCAGCCTGGAAACGTCGGCGTCGCTGAACCTCACGATGGTGGGGGGGGATGGCCGGCCGATGCAGAAGACGCTGCGCACCATCCTGACGGAATGGCTGCAGTTCCGCCTTGGCACCGTGACGCGCCGTACCCAGCACCGTCTGGACAAGGTGCGTGACCGGATCCATGTGCTGGAAGGCCGCCATCAGATCCTGCTGCACATCGACGAAGTCATCCGGATCATTCGCAATTCGGATGAGCCCAAACCCGCCCTGATCGAGCGCTTCAAGCTCAGCGACCGGCAGGCGGAAGACATCCTGGAAATCCGGCTGCGCCAACTGGCGCGACTGGAGTTCCTCAAGATCGAGCAGGAGCTCAAGCAACTGCGCGAGGAAGCCACCAAGCTCGAAGAAATCCTGTCCAACCCGGCGTCGCTGCGCCGCACGGTGGTCAAGGAAATCGAGGCCGATGCCAAGCAGTTTGGCGACGAGCGCCGCACGCTGATCCAGGAAGACAAGCGCGCCGTGGCCGAAGTCCGCATCGTGGACGAGCCGGTGACGGTGGTGGTCAGCCTGAAGGGCTGGGTGCGTGCGCTCAAGGGGCACGAGGTGGATCCGGCGGCGCTGGCCTTCAAGTCCGGCGATTCGCTCTACGGCGTCTTCCCATGCCGTACGGTAGACCCGCTGGTGGTGCTGGGCAGCAACGGCCGGGCCTATTCGGTGCCCGTGTCGGCGCTGCCGGGCGGCCGTGGCGACGGGCAGCCGATCACGACGCTGATTGAGCTGGAGTCCGGCACTCAAATCGCCCATTACTTCGCAGGCGCGGCATCACAGCGTCTGGTGCTGGCGGGTACGGGCGGCTTTGGCCTGGTGGCTGAAGTGGGCGACCTGGTGGGCCGTCAAAAGGCGGGCAAGAGCTTCCTGAGCCTGGAAGGGCAGGAACTGCCCCTGCCGCCTGCGGTGGTGCCGGCGGGCGCCCATCAACTGGCCTGCCTGACCTTGAACGGTCGGATGCTCACCTTCCCCATGGACGAGCTGAAGCATCAGCCCAAGGGGGGCCGAGGCCTCACCCTGATGGATCTGGAAGCCAAGGATGCGCTGATCAGTGTGGCGGCGTTTGCCCAGGCGCTGCTGGTGCAGGGCAGCGGCCGAGGCGGCAAGGCCAAGGAGGAAGTGCTCAAGGGCGCAGCCCTCGCCGGCCACGCCGGCAAGCGAGCCAAAAAGGGCAAGGTGGTGGAAGGCCTGCAGAAGGTCATGCGGGTGCTGCCGGCCTGA
- a CDS encoding lytic transglycosylase domain-containing protein has protein sequence MTLTRAAVLLSLAGLSLQAQAGRAELWGYVDGNGTAHFAPTRVDTRYQPIFSAASPTQRVPGKTDNGSRLLTWLDIAPEVKAVTPYLREAEAQTGVHMELLKAIIAVESGFRSDAVSPRGATGLMQLTLVSAQRYGTSDELRRPSALLEARTNILIGARMLADLIRRFGRIDGALAAWNAGEAPVRRAGGGVPDIDETQAHVHLVLELYWALLQRRMGAQAQQMTLQPVDAP, from the coding sequence ATGACCTTGACCCGAGCGGCCGTGCTGCTGTCCCTGGCCGGCCTGTCGCTGCAGGCGCAGGCGGGGCGTGCTGAACTCTGGGGCTATGTGGATGGCAACGGCACGGCCCATTTCGCACCAACCCGCGTCGACACCCGCTATCAACCGATCTTTTCGGCGGCCAGCCCCACCCAGCGGGTGCCCGGCAAGACGGACAACGGTTCGCGGCTGCTGACCTGGCTGGACATCGCGCCGGAAGTGAAAGCGGTGACGCCCTATCTGCGTGAGGCCGAGGCCCAGACCGGCGTCCACATGGAACTGCTCAAGGCCATCATTGCGGTGGAGTCGGGCTTTCGCAGCGATGCGGTCTCTCCACGCGGCGCCACGGGGCTGATGCAGCTCACCCTGGTCAGCGCCCAGCGGTATGGCACATCCGATGAACTGCGCCGGCCCTCCGCGCTGCTGGAAGCCCGCACCAACATTCTGATCGGCGCACGCATGCTGGCCGATCTCATCCGCCGCTTCGGGCGCATCGACGGCGCCCTGGCCGCGTGGAACGCCGGTGAAGCCCCCGTCCGCCGCGCGGGCGGGGGCGTGCCCGACATCGACGAAACCCAGGCGCATGTCCACCTGGTCCTGGAGCTGTACTGGGCCCTGCTGCAACGGCGCATGGGCGCCCAGGCGCAGCAGATGACGCTCCAGCCGGTGGACGCCCCATGA
- a CDS encoding GNAT family N-acetyltransferase has protein sequence MTLHTRVTLRPTMLSDLDFVVGVEQDAANRPFITPWERTQHEGAVRFPDARHFIVELDATSAGFVILQGCRSPNRSVELKRIVLLPKGLGVGRACVRKLKTLAFAQLGAHRFWLDVKGRNEHARQLYVSEGFVEEGRLRESVRIEGEVGPEGAEVFDDLIVMSLLRREFESRQAQGREPS, from the coding sequence ATGACGCTCCACACCCGGGTCACCTTGCGCCCGACGATGCTGTCCGACCTGGACTTCGTCGTGGGGGTGGAGCAGGACGCCGCCAACCGCCCGTTCATCACGCCGTGGGAGCGGACCCAGCACGAAGGCGCCGTGCGATTTCCGGATGCGCGCCATTTCATCGTGGAGCTGGACGCCACCAGCGCCGGCTTCGTGATTCTGCAAGGCTGCCGCAGCCCCAACCGGTCGGTGGAGCTCAAGCGCATCGTGCTGCTGCCCAAGGGGCTGGGCGTGGGCCGGGCGTGCGTACGCAAGCTCAAGACCCTGGCCTTTGCCCAGCTGGGCGCGCACCGCTTCTGGCTGGATGTCAAAGGCCGCAATGAGCACGCCCGGCAGCTGTATGTCAGTGAAGGCTTTGTGGAAGAAGGCCGCCTGAGGGAATCCGTGCGGATCGAAGGCGAGGTGGGCCCGGAGGGCGCCGAGGTCTTCGACGATCTCATCGTGATGTCGCTGCTGCGCCGCGAATTCGAATCGCGCCAGGCGCAGGGAAGGGAGCCGTCATGA
- a CDS encoding DNA topoisomerase IV subunit B yields the protein MATKAVTSPGSYGEGSIRVLKGLEPVKQRPGMYTRTDNPLHIIQEVIDNAADEALAGHGKRIAVIQHTDGSVTIEDDGRGIPYGLHPEEGVPVVEIVFTRLHAGGKFDKGSGGAYSFSGGLHGVGVSVTNALAKRLEVTVFREGQVATLAFSGGDVIEPVRTRKADLKAGDRKQGTTVRVWPDGKYFESADLPKGELVHLLRSKAVLMPGVTVTLTQEKTGDTQTWTYKGGLRDYLMQSLPADPLIPLFEGEQYASASESENFAEGEGASWCVAFTEEGQVMRESYVNLIPTVAGGTHESGLKDGLFAAVKGFIEMHALAPKGVKLMADDVFSRASFVLSAKVLDPQFQGQTKERLNSRDALRLVSAFVKPALELWLNQHVEHGKKLAELVIKQAQTRQRAAQKVEKRKSSGVAVLPGKLTDCESTDLLHNELFLVEGDSAGGSAKLGRDKETQAILPLRGKVLNAWEVERDRLFANNEIHDISVAIGVDPHGKNDEPDLSGLRYGKICILSDADVDGAHIQVLLLTLFFRHFPKLIATGHVYVARPPLFRVDAPARGKKPAAKLYALDEAEQHAILDKLRKEGAREGSWSISRFKGLGEMNAEQLWDTTLNPETRRLLQVAYGDFDFGDTEGAINKLMGKGEAAARRELMELHGDSIEVDV from the coding sequence ATGGCAACCAAAGCAGTCACTTCCCCCGGCAGCTACGGCGAAGGCTCGATCCGCGTTCTGAAGGGTCTGGAGCCCGTCAAGCAGCGCCCGGGCATGTACACCCGTACCGACAACCCCCTGCACATCATTCAGGAGGTGATCGACAACGCCGCCGACGAGGCGCTGGCCGGGCACGGCAAGCGCATCGCCGTCATCCAGCACACCGACGGTTCGGTGACCATCGAGGACGACGGTCGCGGCATTCCCTACGGCCTGCATCCGGAAGAAGGGGTTCCGGTGGTCGAAATCGTGTTCACCCGCCTGCATGCGGGCGGCAAGTTCGACAAGGGCTCTGGCGGCGCCTACAGCTTCTCCGGCGGCCTGCACGGCGTGGGCGTGTCGGTGACCAATGCACTGGCCAAGCGGCTGGAAGTCACTGTGTTCCGCGAAGGCCAGGTGGCCACACTGGCTTTCTCTGGCGGCGATGTGATCGAGCCGGTGCGCACCCGCAAGGCCGACCTCAAGGCGGGTGACCGGAAGCAAGGCACCACCGTGCGGGTGTGGCCGGACGGCAAATACTTTGAAAGCGCCGACCTGCCCAAGGGCGAACTGGTCCATCTGCTGCGTTCCAAGGCCGTGCTGATGCCCGGCGTGACCGTCACGCTGACGCAGGAAAAGACCGGCGACACGCAGACCTGGACCTACAAGGGCGGACTGCGTGACTATCTGATGCAGTCGCTGCCTGCCGACCCGCTGATTCCGCTCTTCGAAGGTGAGCAATACGCCTCGGCCTCCGAGAGCGAGAACTTTGCCGAGGGCGAAGGCGCCAGCTGGTGCGTGGCCTTTACCGAAGAGGGCCAGGTCATGCGCGAAAGCTATGTGAACCTGATCCCCACGGTGGCGGGCGGCACCCATGAGTCCGGCCTCAAGGACGGCCTGTTTGCAGCCGTGAAGGGCTTTATCGAAATGCATGCGCTGGCGCCCAAGGGTGTCAAGCTGATGGCGGACGATGTGTTCTCCCGTGCCAGTTTCGTGCTGTCGGCCAAGGTGCTGGATCCGCAGTTCCAGGGCCAGACCAAGGAGCGCCTGAACTCGCGGGATGCGCTGCGCCTGGTCTCTGCCTTTGTGAAGCCTGCGCTGGAGCTGTGGCTCAACCAGCATGTGGAGCACGGCAAGAAGCTGGCCGAGCTGGTCATCAAGCAGGCCCAGACACGCCAGCGTGCCGCCCAGAAGGTGGAAAAGCGCAAGAGCAGCGGTGTGGCCGTATTGCCCGGCAAGCTGACCGACTGTGAAAGCACCGACCTGCTGCACAACGAACTCTTCCTGGTGGAAGGGGACTCGGCGGGGGGCTCCGCCAAGCTCGGCCGTGACAAGGAAACCCAGGCCATCCTGCCGCTGCGCGGCAAGGTGCTGAATGCCTGGGAAGTGGAAAGGGACCGGCTGTTCGCCAACAACGAGATCCATGACATCTCCGTGGCTATCGGCGTGGACCCACACGGCAAGAACGACGAACCGGACCTCTCCGGGCTGCGTTATGGAAAGATCTGCATCCTGTCGGATGCGGACGTGGACGGTGCCCACATTCAGGTGCTGCTGCTGACGCTGTTCTTCCGCCATTTCCCCAAGCTGATCGCCACCGGCCATGTCTACGTGGCCCGGCCGCCGCTGTTCCGCGTGGACGCGCCAGCGCGGGGCAAGAAACCGGCCGCCAAGCTCTATGCGCTGGACGAAGCCGAGCAGCACGCCATCCTGGACAAACTGCGCAAGGAAGGTGCCCGCGAGGGCAGCTGGAGCATCAGCCGATTCAAGGGCCTGGGCGAAATGAATGCGGAACAGCTGTGGGACACCACGCTGAATCCGGAAACCCGTCGCCTGCTGCAGGTGGCCTACGGGGACTTCGATTTCGGTGACACCGAAGGCGCCATCAACAAGCTGATGGGCAAGGGTGAAGCCGCCGCCCGCCGCGAGCTCATGGAGCTGCACGGCGATTCCATCGAAGTGGACGTGTAA
- a CDS encoding amidohydrolase family protein has product MFKSLRFAAALLAPRVGAAARTRIAAAAARTGTALLALLGLLGPLSLAVAVAPAAAADFKASPEMAIELRHAQWFDGDKLQRGSLYIEDGVFTAQRPKKVNRMMELRGQTLVPPLAEGHNHNLQSAWGLERFGQDYLRDGVFYAAMLCADPAAIDPIRSRIDQPDAPDVLFATACITSSDGQPLAMLQSAQPPMTLDQIVDKAVLVMDIPADVARKWPLVRERKTDLVKVIMSYHDRPELREQPDQRGKLGVTPEVMAEVVRLAHQDGLRVVAHVESARDFEAAVRAGVDFIAELPGYFPQHGEAPETHEIPAEVAVMAAERKIGVITATVATQLFQLSPELQARIEDVQKRNLARLKEAGVRLLVGSDLFTGNALSEVHHLDALGVLDRPTLLRMATQDTPRALFPKRKLGCFAPGCEASFLVLNANPLEDLSALDKPLLRIKQGRVLTQLDDVAATAGNDNTLAEGEAAHRASAKSSRSSKSSKSGKTAKSGKAAAAGSKSSTAAKTSKSTTSSKAKKSSGE; this is encoded by the coding sequence ATGTTCAAGTCCCTTCGATTCGCGGCCGCTCTGCTGGCCCCACGGGTTGGCGCCGCAGCCCGCACCCGCATCGCCGCTGCGGCCGCCCGGACGGGCACCGCCCTGCTCGCCCTGCTCGGTCTGCTCGGCCCACTCAGCCTCGCGGTTGCGGTGGCCCCGGCTGCAGCCGCCGACTTCAAGGCCAGCCCGGAAATGGCCATCGAGCTGCGCCATGCCCAATGGTTTGATGGCGACAAGCTGCAGCGCGGCTCGCTTTACATCGAAGACGGCGTCTTCACCGCCCAACGGCCCAAGAAGGTCAACCGGATGATGGAGTTGCGGGGCCAGACGCTGGTGCCGCCGCTCGCAGAAGGCCACAACCACAACCTGCAGAGCGCCTGGGGGCTGGAGCGCTTCGGCCAGGACTATCTGCGCGACGGTGTGTTTTATGCCGCCATGCTGTGCGCCGACCCTGCCGCCATCGACCCCATCCGCAGCCGCATCGACCAGCCGGACGCTCCGGATGTGCTGTTTGCCACCGCCTGCATCACCTCGTCCGACGGCCAGCCGCTGGCCATGCTGCAGTCGGCCCAGCCCCCGATGACGCTGGACCAGATCGTGGACAAGGCGGTGCTGGTCATGGACATCCCGGCGGATGTCGCCCGCAAATGGCCACTGGTGCGGGAGCGCAAGACCGATCTGGTCAAGGTCATCATGAGCTATCACGACCGCCCGGAGCTGCGCGAGCAGCCGGACCAGCGCGGCAAGCTGGGCGTGACCCCCGAGGTGATGGCGGAAGTGGTGAGGCTGGCCCATCAGGATGGCCTGCGGGTGGTGGCCCATGTGGAAAGCGCCCGCGATTTTGAAGCGGCCGTGCGGGCTGGCGTGGACTTCATCGCCGAGTTGCCGGGGTATTTCCCACAGCATGGGGAAGCCCCGGAAACCCATGAGATCCCGGCGGAAGTGGCCGTGATGGCGGCCGAGCGCAAGATTGGCGTCATCACCGCGACGGTGGCCACGCAGTTGTTCCAGCTGTCGCCGGAACTGCAGGCCCGCATTGAAGACGTGCAAAAGCGCAATCTGGCCCGGCTGAAGGAAGCCGGTGTCCGGCTGCTGGTGGGCTCCGACCTGTTCACCGGCAATGCCTTGAGTGAAGTCCATCACCTCGACGCTCTGGGCGTGCTGGACAGACCCACCCTGCTTCGCATGGCCACGCAGGACACCCCCCGGGCGCTGTTCCCCAAGCGCAAGCTCGGCTGTTTCGCCCCTGGCTGCGAAGCCAGTTTCCTGGTGCTCAATGCGAATCCGCTGGAAGATCTGTCCGCACTGGACAAGCCCTTGCTGCGCATCAAGCAGGGCCGCGTGCTGACCCAGCTGGACGACGTGGCGGCCACCGCCGGCAATGACAACACCCTGGCGGAGGGTGAGGCGGCGCACCGGGCCTCGGCGAAGTCATCGCGGTCCAGCAAGTCCTCCAAATCGGGCAAGACGGCGAAATCCGGCAAAGCCGCCGCCGCCGGCAGCAAGAGCAGCACAGCGGCCAAGACCAGCAAAAGCACCACCAGCAGCAAGGCCAAGAAGTCCTCCGGCGAGTGA
- a CDS encoding MFS transporter, which produces MSSPPAPPATARSGAPLSLQQVLLCGAAIVTLSMGIRHGFGLWLTPITVERGWTREAFSLALAVQNLAWGMAGPIAGMLADRFGAMRVLVVGALLYAAGLALMAVATTTAGFLGSAGLLIGLAQSGTTYAVVYGVIARQIAPERRSWAMGVAAAAGSFGQFLMVPVENWLIGHTGWQNALFALSLAACLIIPLAFGLREPETARGAGSHHQSVGEALREAFGYRSFQLLMLGYFVCGFQVVFIGVHMPSYLKDHGLSPQVATVALALIGLFNVIGTYTAGTLGQHLPKRYVLAAIYGLRSVAILIFLQVPLTPWSVYIFSAVMGVLWLSTVPPTNAIVAQIFGVQHMSMLGGFVFFSHQIGSFLGVWLGGRLYDATGSYDVVWWLAIALGVMAMLANLPVREGAIVRAPRAAAA; this is translated from the coding sequence ATGAGCTCACCGCCCGCCCCTCCCGCCACCGCCCGCAGCGGTGCCCCGCTCAGCCTGCAGCAGGTGCTGCTGTGCGGCGCCGCCATCGTGACCTTGTCCATGGGCATCCGCCATGGCTTCGGCCTGTGGCTGACGCCCATCACGGTGGAGCGCGGTTGGACGCGGGAAGCGTTTTCGCTGGCGCTGGCCGTGCAGAACCTCGCCTGGGGCATGGCCGGGCCGATCGCCGGCATGCTGGCCGACCGTTTTGGCGCGATGCGTGTGCTGGTGGTCGGCGCCCTGCTCTATGCCGCCGGCCTGGCACTGATGGCGGTGGCCACCACCACCGCAGGCTTCCTCGGCAGTGCCGGGCTGCTGATCGGTCTGGCGCAGTCCGGCACCACCTATGCCGTGGTGTATGGGGTGATCGCACGGCAGATTGCCCCCGAGCGGCGCTCCTGGGCCATGGGGGTGGCCGCTGCGGCCGGATCCTTCGGCCAATTCCTCATGGTGCCGGTGGAGAACTGGCTGATCGGCCACACCGGCTGGCAGAACGCGCTGTTTGCACTGTCGCTCGCGGCCTGCCTGATCATTCCGCTGGCCTTCGGGCTCCGGGAGCCGGAAACAGCCCGAGGCGCCGGCAGCCATCATCAGAGCGTAGGCGAAGCGCTGCGCGAGGCCTTTGGCTACCGCAGCTTCCAGTTGCTGATGCTGGGCTATTTCGTCTGCGGCTTCCAGGTGGTGTTCATCGGCGTGCACATGCCGAGCTATTTGAAGGATCACGGCCTGTCGCCCCAGGTCGCCACAGTCGCCCTGGCGCTGATCGGCCTTTTTAACGTGATCGGCACCTACACCGCCGGCACCCTGGGACAGCACCTGCCCAAACGCTATGTGCTGGCAGCCATCTACGGGTTGCGGTCGGTGGCCATCCTGATTTTCCTGCAGGTGCCGCTGACACCCTGGAGCGTCTACATCTTCTCGGCGGTGATGGGGGTGCTGTGGCTCTCCACGGTGCCGCCCACCAATGCCATCGTGGCCCAGATCTTTGGCGTGCAGCACATGTCCATGCTGGGCGGCTTTGTGTTCTTTAGCCATCAGATCGGCAGCTTCCTCGGTGTGTGGCTGGGCGGCAGGCTCTATGACGCCACCGGCAGCTATGACGTGGTCTGGTGGCTGGCCATCGCGCTGGGTGTGATGGCCATGCTGGCCAACCTGCCGGTGCGCGAGGGCGCCATCGTCCGGGCGCCGCGAGCGGCAGCAGCATGA
- a CDS encoding SDR family oxidoreductase: MVVIITGASDGIGAELARQWAQREGSKLSLVLAARSADKLAAVAAECQALGARTLVQPCDVEDPLACQALVHAALGAFGSIDVLVNNAGMSAHALFDEVKDLAWYQQLMRINLWGSAWVTQAALPAIKASRGRIVAVSSLAGLLGIPGRTAYSATKFAMTGFFEALRTEVASHGVSVTIAYPGVVNTQIRHRGFNARGEASGHSSMDERGAMSVQTCARLILDGTLARERDIVMTAKGKLGRWLKLLAPGLVDRLALNALKREQRPQ, translated from the coding sequence ATGGTCGTGATCATCACCGGCGCCTCGGACGGCATCGGCGCGGAACTGGCCCGCCAATGGGCTCAGCGGGAAGGATCCAAACTGTCCCTGGTGCTGGCAGCCCGCAGCGCCGACAAGCTGGCCGCCGTGGCCGCGGAATGCCAAGCCCTGGGCGCCCGCACGCTGGTGCAGCCCTGCGATGTGGAAGACCCGCTCGCCTGCCAGGCGCTGGTCCATGCTGCCCTGGGCGCATTCGGCAGCATTGATGTACTGGTCAACAATGCCGGCATGTCGGCCCACGCCCTGTTCGATGAGGTCAAGGATCTCGCCTGGTATCAGCAGCTGATGCGGATCAATCTGTGGGGCTCCGCCTGGGTCACCCAGGCCGCCCTGCCCGCCATCAAGGCCAGCCGCGGCCGGATCGTGGCCGTGTCCAGCCTGGCCGGTTTGCTGGGCATTCCCGGACGCACCGCCTACAGCGCCACCAAATTCGCCATGACCGGCTTCTTCGAGGCCCTGCGGACCGAAGTGGCGTCGCATGGCGTCAGCGTGACGATTGCCTACCCCGGGGTGGTGAACACCCAGATCCGCCACCGGGGATTCAATGCCCGTGGTGAAGCCTCCGGGCATAGCAGCATGGACGAGCGCGGCGCCATGAGCGTGCAGACCTGCGCCCGGCTGATTCTGGACGGCACCCTGGCCCGGGAGCGGGACATCGTGATGACCGCCAAGGGCAAGCTGGGCCGCTGGCTGAAGCTGCTGGCCCCGGGTCTGGTGGACCGTTTGGCCCTGAATGCGCTGAAGCGGGAGCAACGCCCTCAATGA
- a CDS encoding class I SAM-dependent methyltransferase, with translation MPPSPPPPPPQAAATSSATAAALSSHPSPAPASDWVLRWRQAWERPGSTALDVGCGHGRHVRLLAGAGVQVTGVDRDAEALAGLRELPQVEIIQADIEAGPWPLQGRQFDLVLVTHYLWRPLLPLIKAAVAPGGWLIYETFTEGQQTIGRPSRPDFLLRPGELLSVCEGFRVVAFEDGFLEPASGALPLPTGETPPVNGRYVQRVAAVHASGDGPSQPPRYRLNP, from the coding sequence ATGCCCCCTTCCCCTCCCCCTCCTCCGCCCCAAGCAGCCGCGACTTCATCCGCAACGGCTGCCGCACTGTCCTCCCACCCTTCACCCGCCCCCGCCAGTGACTGGGTGCTGCGCTGGCGTCAGGCCTGGGAGCGCCCTGGCAGCACCGCCCTGGATGTTGGTTGCGGCCACGGCCGCCATGTCCGGCTGCTGGCGGGTGCGGGTGTGCAGGTCACCGGCGTGGACCGTGATGCGGAGGCCCTCGCCGGCCTGCGCGAACTGCCTCAGGTCGAGATCATCCAGGCCGACATTGAAGCCGGCCCCTGGCCGCTGCAGGGCCGCCAGTTTGATCTCGTCCTGGTCACCCACTATCTCTGGCGCCCATTGCTGCCGCTGATCAAAGCGGCCGTGGCGCCGGGGGGCTGGTTGATTTACGAAACTTTTACCGAGGGACAGCAGACCATCGGCCGCCCGTCCCGGCCCGACTTCCTGCTGCGCCCCGGTGAGCTGCTGAGCGTCTGCGAAGGTTTCCGGGTGGTGGCATTCGAAGACGGATTTCTTGAGCCGGCGTCCGGCGCGTTGCCCTTGCCCACCGGGGAGACTCCCCCGGTCAACGGGCGTTATGTCCAGCGCGTTGCTGCGGTGCATGCCAGCGGCGACGGGCCCTCCCAGCCCCCCCGGTACCGGCTGAATCCCTGA
- the dapA gene encoding 4-hydroxy-tetrahydrodipicolinate synthase, translated as MNAIVGSIVALVTPMHEDGRIDFDGLRALIDWHIDQGTDVIGVVGTTGESPTVTMEENREVIRVAVEHVKGRKPVLAGTGANSTAEAIELSHFAKQVGADATLSVVPYYNKPSQEGIYQHFKAIAEAVDIPMMLYNVPGRTVADMSPETAVRCASLPGVFGIKEATGNIERAAWLIKHAPKHFGIYSGDDGTAVALMLLGGRGHVSVTANVAPRDMHAMCMAAIEGRVREATQLHFKLLGLHKQLFCEPSPAPTKWALNQLGRCGNHLRLPLTPLTAQGQQLVGAAMKEAGLI; from the coding sequence ATGAACGCAATTGTTGGCAGCATCGTCGCCTTGGTGACGCCGATGCATGAAGATGGCCGTATCGACTTCGACGGGCTGCGCGCCCTGATCGACTGGCATATCGACCAGGGCACGGACGTGATCGGCGTGGTGGGCACGACCGGTGAATCGCCCACCGTCACGATGGAAGAAAACCGCGAGGTGATCCGGGTGGCCGTGGAGCACGTCAAGGGCCGCAAGCCGGTCCTGGCCGGCACGGGTGCCAATTCCACCGCCGAAGCCATCGAGCTGAGCCACTTTGCCAAGCAGGTTGGCGCGGATGCCACCCTGTCGGTGGTGCCTTACTACAACAAGCCCTCGCAGGAAGGCATCTACCAGCACTTCAAGGCCATCGCCGAAGCGGTGGACATTCCGATGATGCTGTACAACGTGCCGGGTCGCACCGTGGCGGACATGAGCCCGGAAACCGCCGTGCGCTGCGCCTCGCTGCCCGGCGTGTTCGGCATCAAGGAAGCCACCGGCAACATTGAACGGGCTGCCTGGCTGATCAAGCATGCGCCCAAGCACTTCGGCATCTATTCCGGCGATGACGGTACCGCCGTGGCCCTGATGTTGCTCGGCGGCCGCGGCCATGTCAGCGTGACGGCCAACGTGGCCCCACGTGACATGCACGCCATGTGCATGGCCGCCATCGAAGGCCGTGTCCGTGAAGCGACCCAGCTGCACTTCAAGCTGCTGGGCCTGCACAAGCAACTGTTCTGCGAACCCAGCCCGGCGCCCACCAAGTGGGCCCTGAACCAGCTGGGCCGCTGTGGCAACCATCTGCGCCTGCCCCTCACCCCGCTGACGGCCCAGGGCCAGCAGCTGGTGGGTGCAGCCATGAAAGAAGCGGGCCTGATCTGA